GAGTGTATGACTGGAGTAGAGGAAGGTACGTAACATGGAATTAAAAGAACCGTCGCAGGAAGCGGAAGGGATCTCGATGGATAAATGGATACGGAAAAAGCAACAGTTTTGGGATAATTACATTGAAGAAAGCGAAGAGACAGATAAAATGTTTTCTGTGTTTGGGTTGCATCGTGATTGAACAACCTCATGTAGCTCGTTGAAGAGTGAGTACCCCAGGTACTTGCTAGATATTACCTGGTCTTTTTCGATAGAGCATATCTCAGCGTTGATTTGAAGCTAGGCGCTATGAAGAACCTCAAAAGGCAGATAAAGATGTTGTCTGTGTCtcttgttgttgtctcttgaaGAAGTTGCGATGCCATAGAGAAGATTGCGTGAACTCAAAGAGCCCAAAAGGTGTATTGATCGCAGTATTTGGAATGTCCTCCTCTGCAATGGAAATATGATAAAGCAATTTCGTCAAGTCTATGGCCAAAAAGGCGCTTCCGCTGACTTCTTTCAGCAGGTTTTCGAAAGTCGATCCAGAGGAGCAATCCTACAATCTGTTATGCTTACGGACGAAGTGCACTAGTAGGACGAGGGGTAGAAAACTCCTGTAGTTAGCAGTCACCAGATCACTTCTCCATCGAAGGTGAGAGGCTACGgaacgagctgtccatgtggccgaatgcatcgccaaagcgtgtgacgcgtccatgccgaggaggtgctcatttcccagtagaagatcaaactactggtggaatactgaactggccagccttcgattcaccgaaccagaagagcggctcaaagagcggtaggcagaatcgaccaaaggcaaaaagagcgcgcctataaggaagcccgcaaaaccttcaagctcgtcatccaacggagcaagagggaatgctttaaggagctctgtttagaagcagacgtaaacccgtgggggagcgcctatagaatcgtgatggggcgattcagaggccgatcatctccgcagatcacgtgtcctacactcttgttaaaaatcatccaggggttattccctcagcaagaggagggcgtagacagcttccagcgacctctgaacgacacggcaataccgccagtcaccagtgatgagctgctggagatctgcactaggataggagataataaagctccgggtctggatggcgtgccgaataaggcccttaagcttgccgtgaaatccagacgggacatgttcgctgagttgttcgaagcgtgcatgtccgaggtaatatttcctacatcatgggaacgacagaagttggtgctactgcctaaggctggcaaaccaccaggtgagccaacctcttacagacctatttgtcttttggacactgtgggcaaaatactagagcgagtaatatataatagattactcccggttgttgagagccagggaggtctctcagatcggcagtatgggttccgtaaagccagatcaaccattgatgccatcaaaatggttactggcttggccgaaaatgcaatccacggaaggggcagtactagcaaatactgcatagtggtgaccctggatgtgagaaatgcatacaattcggccaattggaacctcatacgggaatctctggcgaagattggtgttcccgcttatcttgcagctattatcaacagctatttacaagaacggacggtatgacaccgatgacggaccaagagtacgttgtccccgcgggtgtcccacagggctccgtactgggcccattgctgtggaacatcatgtacaaccatGTTCTGAATcgtccccttccggaggaagccacggtggtgggctacgccgatgatatagcgctggttattgtcgcaaagcatctcgaagatgctgagttatactcatgcgaagcgattagtgctgttaagggttggcttgagagttctggtctgacacttgcggagaaaaaaacggaagcgtcgtaaaagaaattttgcccgtattcaaattgggaatcatatcatcacttctaagcctgcgatcaaatacttgggagtgatgatagatgggaagcttagctataaagcacatgtgcagtatgtctatgacaaagtatccactgcgagtgtggccctggcaagaatgatgtcgaacgtgggagggccacggcatgcttcctgGTTGCTTagagctagggtagtgagttcgatcctgctccatgcagctccagtttggggaaaggcattgcaggttacatttaacggtaacaaactgagttcagtctacagaagaacagccctaagagtgtgctcagcattcaggactgtctcagatgatgcagcattcgtcatttctggaatgatgcccattgacatcttggcagacgagatgacgaatatatataatgcgaagtctctctctcctttatcgcagacgaagaacgccgaaagggagagatcgttaaatagatggcaagaacgttgggaacgctcgggaaagggtcggtggacacacaggctcatccctgccatcaaggagtggttggagagacggcacggtgagattaattataatcttactcagtttctcacggggcatggaggatatcgccagtacctgttcaggtttaaactggatacctcaccccattgtgcaaactgcgatggagtcccagaggacccagagtatgtattcttccactgtccaaggtttgtggaggaaaggaagagcctagaggagattctaggagaggtgtttgtgccagagaatctggtgcgaagaatgctatcatgtcaggaagactgggatgcgatcaactccatggtcgtatctatccagagcaaactgcgaaaggcagaggagatcagaaaagcgcggttacgtacgccgcgtagagacgaaaggggacgaagctaaaatgaactgactccgccctgtgatgtaataccgtacggtggttccacggggcttggagggagtcgggggtggttttagtgagtaagaatcccacacgctggcgtgtccaggccagtgtcttttgaagatttccacctcctcaaaaaaaaaaaggtgagaGGCGGACAAGGATGCCTCCGAAGACGTTCGAAATTGGCATTATAACAATGAATGACTCTTTGACGTAAAACCAGTAGATGCGGTGGTCAGATATTGTCCTTGGAGAGCGATGATTATTAAACGTAATAAGTGTCTCAATGGGGTAAATTTGCGGCAGCCTTAGCTGATCTTCCGACTTCTTCTTGGAGTCCGTTTTTTAAGGGCTGTTCCCTTCGCCGGTCATCACAATTTGTCCAGACACAAACTAAAACCACCACCACAAGTCAAAAAGGTGCCAAGTAAGACCCTGTTTTCCTAAAGAATGGAAAACTTACAGGGACCcagcaaataaaaataaatttcaaagggACAGAAAACTGGTAACACTGACACCACTATTAAATCCGATTCACAATCAAAGTTTTATCAATTAAATGTGGAATACGTTGTCACCTCAACTCAACTATCTTAAGCTGAATATAAGTTTGGTATTTCTATCATCGCCCAAAGTACGTTCCTCACCAGTAGTAAGAATGGCGCCTACAAAGTTAGTTGTATTAGGATTGTGTCTTGTTTTTGGGTTCGTTTCCTCTGAACGAATCCGCTACGACAATTATCGAATATATCAAGTTAAGCCGCGGACTTATAAGCATTTACGGTACCTTACCGACTTAGAAACAAGCAGTGATAGTATAAAATTCCTCAACCCTGTGACCGTTGTCGATAAGCATGTGAACGTCCTCGTGGCTCCTCATAAAACCGCAGATTTTGCAAATTCTCTGGACCGGCATGAACTCTTTTTTGAACTCGTGGAGGAGAACTTCCAAAGGATACTGGATGAAGAACAGAAGGATTTCAAGAAACGTTCTAGCACCTATGACTGGACTGGATACCATACCCTCAATGAAACCTATGATTGGCTAAGGTCGATGCAATCAAGGTTCCCAAGTAAAATAGAGATGATTGTGGGAGGCAAAACGTATGAAGGACGTGAGATTCTTGGAgtcaaaatttcattcaaatcgGGAAACAAAGGAATATTCATTGAAGGAGGAATCCATGCTCGTGAGTGGATCTCTCCGGCAACTGTGACTTATATCATAAATGAGTTAGTTACAAGCACGAATGAGGAGATCCGCACCATGGCTGAGAGCTATGACTGGTATATCTTTCCACATGTGAATCCAGATGGATTTGTCTACACACATACCACAGATCGTTTGTGGCGGAAGACAAGGTCACCAGGAACAAGATGCTACGGGGCCGACGCAAATAGGAATTGGGGCTTCGAGTGGATGACAATTGGAGCTAGTTCCGAGGAGTGCTCAGAAACTTATGCTGGTAAATCAGCATTTTCTGAAATTGAAACGAAATCGCTCTCCGAATATGTCGCAAGTCTTAATGGAAAAATCCATACTTACTTGTCTTTCCACTCATtctcacagttgatgctgtatCCTTACGGTCACACTGACGAGCCTGCACCAAACGATGCCGATCTTGCTCAGATTGCTGAAGCAGCTATTACAGCCTTGGCCAAACGATATGGAACTCAATACAAATATGGAAGTACATATTTGGCAATTTACCCGGCTGCCGGTTCTAGTGTTGATTGGGCTTATGGGGCCCAAAATATCCCAGTGGCATATACCTACGAACTAAGGCCAGCGTCTTCAATAAACggattcgtcttgccttcagcACAGATTATCCCAACGGCGCTAGAGACGATGGATTCACTGATTGCACTGACCAAAGAAGCAGCATCGCTTGGTTACTTGTAAACTAgttgaataaaattttgttaaaaccaccaatttaatttttttatttaaattccttAAATTTCAAGTGTCATCCcgtaagcacggatgggcggctCCTGGTCGGGGTGACTTcagtgccagggcacttgaatggggcactccagagggaaacaaattctggaaatggcggcgagaacaggactggtagttctaaacaccggatccaccccaacgttccggcgcccgggctgcgagggaagcattccagacgtaaccttcgcgccgGAATcgttggtgtcgctggtggacgggtggcgagttctgga
The window above is part of the Hermetia illucens chromosome 3, iHerIll2.2.curated.20191125, whole genome shotgun sequence genome. Proteins encoded here:
- the LOC119652904 gene encoding zinc carboxypeptidase-like, translating into MAPTKLVVLGLCLVFGFVSSERIRYDNYRIYQVKPRTYKHLRYLTDLETSSDSIKFLNPVTVVDKHVNVLVAPHKTADFANSLDRHELFFELVEENFQRILDEEQKDFKKRSSTYDWTGYHTLNETYDWLRSMQSRFPSKIEMIVGGKTYEGREILGVKISFKSGNKGIFIEGGIHAREWISPATVTYIINELVTSTNEEIRTMAESYDWYIFPHVNPDGFVYTHTTDRLWRKTRSPGTRCYGADANRNWGFEWMTIGASSEECSETYAGKSAFSEIETKSLSEYVASLNGKIHTYLSFHSFSQLMLYPYGHTDEPAPNDADLAQIAEAAITALAKRYGTQYKYGSTYLAIYPAAGSSVDWAYGAQNIPVAYTYELRPASSINGFVLPSAQIIPTALETMDSLIALTKEAASLGYL